A window of Oryza glaberrima chromosome 2, OglaRS2, whole genome shotgun sequence genomic DNA:
cgtcttggagtccgtgctacagctggctacaaatctatagcccactgctcttctctctccttatttatcttcttaaaatatgtttacagctgacttatagcctactattatacctACTCTAATAGCGTAGTGATGATTAATTCCTGAGCTACACGTGCAACTAGAGATATGCAACCAATACCAATCAAAGAAGTACAAGGTAGCTATTTACACCCGTTAATCAAATTCAGTCATATATAAATCGAACGGTTAGATTGTATGCATAACAATCTATTATATtgttaaaggaatagaaaaagaagtctccacgttcgctctcatggcctagaaattctcacattaatcggagaaaaagaaaaggcagaatccatatagaaatacaatttagaaatagctgaaattcagaattaaaaaataaggaatattagaagaggagactagagtctatatagaaatacaatttagaaatagttgaaattcggaattaaaaaataaggaatattagaagaggagactagagtccatatagaaatacaattaggaaataactcaaattcggaattaaaaataaggaatattagaagtagagtatagagtccatatagaaatacaattaggaaataagagaaattcagaattaaaaataagaaatattagaagtagagtatagagtctatatagaaatacaattaagaaaaaaaatagaaattcggaattaaaaaaataaggaatattagaagtagagtatagaatccatataggaatttaaaactaactaaaattcagaataaacataataaaattaaaagtagagtttagagttcgtataaaaatataatttacaaataactaaatttcaaaattaagaaaaacatgggacgaagagtttaaagtcaatataggaatacaatttagaagtaactgaaatttgaaattaaaaattaaaaaatattgaaagatgagtttagagtccacatagaaatacaattataaataataaaaattcagaattcaaaaaaaataaatattaaaagacgaatctagagtccatataggaatatatataatttacaaataactaaaatttgatattaaaaataattaataactaacatgtatataaaatacaatatgaatattacacattagtagtttcgtaaagttatagcaaaatttaaaattatgttgtcattttaatatatttgaataatataatgagagaacatatatgctattatatgagagaaaatataatgatgctagccgcgcaatctgcgcgggtcACCATGCTAGTTTTCTTAATTCCTTCCAGTAGCTGTCAAAGGAGTAGTGTGTAGTGTCGTGTGGAATTCGCGAGGATGTGCATGAACTTGCCAAGGTAGGGATGCAGTTGCGTGACAAGGACACACGTGAAATGTAGCGAGAGAAGAGTCGTAGTAGCGGGCGCGACCGCGGGAGTGTATACGGAGAGATGAAGCGAGCTTTCTCCACCAAGCAAATCGCGAGCCAAACCAAGAAGACATCCACATGACGACGcctcgcgccaccaccaccacgtcgcccttctcctctctcctcctcctcccgatctccccctccaccgcgactcctccgcgccgcgccaggacgccgccgccggcggtggcacATGGCGGCGTGCGGTGGACGgctggcgggaggcggcgacggcgagggtgccgggcggcggcggcggtggtcgaggACGGCGTGCTTCTCCCCAAAGAacaggaggacgacgacgacgaggcgtcgtcgtcggcggcgagataCGACTGGAGGGAGGAGTGGTACCCGCTGTACCTCGCCAAGGAGGTGCCCGACGACGCCGCGCTGCCGCTCACGGTGTTCGACCGGCAGCTGGTGCTGtaccgcgacgccgccggcgtgctccgCTGCCACGAGGATCGGTGCCCGCACAGGCTAGCCAAGCTATCCGAGGGCCAGCTCGTGGACGGCAAGCTGGAGTGCCTGTACCACGGGTGGCAGTTCGACGGCGAGGGCAAGTGCGTCAAGATCCCGCAGCTCCCCGACGGCGCCAAGATCCCGcgcaacgcgtgcgcgcgcaGCTACGAGGTGCGGGACTCGCAGGGCGTGGTGTGGGCGTGGATGTCGGGGACCAACCCGCCGGACGAGCGGAAGCTGCCGTGGTTCGAGCCGTACGCGCGGCCGGGGTTCACCGACCTGTCCACGGTGCACGAGCTCCCCTACGACCACTCCATCCTCCTCGAGAACCTCATGGATCCCGCGCACGTCCCCATCTCCCACGACCGCACCGACTGGACGGCGAAGCGGGAGGATGCGCAGCCGCTCTTCTTCGAGGTCACCGAGCGGACGCCGCGCGGGTTCGCTGGATACTGGGGGAAGCAAAGGACGCCACACCTTCGCAACCTGCTCCGGTTCGAGGCGCCGTGCGTGCTTACCAACACGCTGGAGTTCGTCGACAAGGACGGCAAGGAGCAGTGCTTCTCGGCGCACTTCCTCTGCCGCCCCGCGGGGCAGGGGAAGTCGATGCTGCTCGTTCGGTTCGGATCCACCCAGACGTCGCCGCTGGTGAAGGTGCTCCCGAGGTGGTACTTCCACCAGAACGCGTGCAAGGTGTTCGAGCAGGACATGGGGTTCCTGTCGTCGCAGAACGAGGTGCTGCTCCGGGAGAAGGTGCCGACCAAGGAGCTCTACCTCAACCTCCGGTCGTCGGACACGTGGGTGGCGGAGTACCGGAGGTGGATGGACAGGGCGGGGCACGGCATGCCGTACTACTTCGGGCACAgcacgctgtcgccgccgccggtgccggccgTCGTCGAGCAGGCGCCGGCGGGGGCGGTCGCCGGGATGTCCGCGTCGTTCCCGGCcaagggcggcgtcggcgccacgCACGCGCCCAACCCGACCAACAGGTACTTCCGCCACGTCGTGCACTGCAAGGGGTGCAGGGACAGCGTCAAGAGGTACGCCTCGCTCAAGAACGccttcgccgccctcgccgcggcggcggtggcggcggccatccTGGCGGCGACCAGGCAATTGAAGGCCGTCCTGCTGGCGTccgcggccgcgctcgccgcggcgtcgtACGCGTGTAACTGGGTGCTGTCTCTCATCACGACCAATTTTATTAGGACACACAGGAGACTGTAACCGTGGCAATGGCTGTCATGCTTTGGCACATACTAATAGCAAGGTAGAATGGTACAGCTATTTCATTATTTTTGCCCATGTATATTTGTATCACTACATGAGTAAACGACGTTTAGTTATCGATAGTTTTGTTATGAGTGATGAATGATCTGCATCGTACTGCCAATGCCTTGCATTCTCAAATGGTTGCACACTTGTACTCATACAAAGTTAGTACACTCCAtcatattataaattacttttttttcaagttaAATTTCCTGaatgtttgatcaaatttatagaaaaatataacgatgcttataacactaaattaatttcattacaTCTAACATTaaacatattttgattttttttttgttttgtgttaaatatattactatgtttttctataaacttgattaaacatataaaagtttaacttcaaaaaaaagttaaaatgacttGTAATATAAAACGTAGGCAGTACAATGCGAATGTAGGGTACTCCATCCAGCTGAGGTAAACCAACtccaatatatatacaaacaCAAACAACGTACCCAATTTTTGCTGTTAAAATACAGGCACACAATGCCTGGTATCACACGTTATTAAGTAGACAGACTAGATAACCATGACACGGACAGGGACTTCTTGCCACTGGTTTACGCACGGTTAATATTACAGACCACACATAGAGAGACGGCTTAGCTATTTGCAAATAAGCTTGACAAGATAGATGATGCTCCAAAAGGATGCAATCTCAGCAGTTGAGTACTTACGCTGGTTCATCTAGAATTCCCTATCGGGGAAGAGGAGTGGGGCGACAAGGGACCAAATGTACAGACCTGCCGTTGCCCACTGGGTTGCAATCCTGACCCAAACGGATGGCCACCCAACGTCAACAAGCTTTCCACTCTCACCAACTGAGGTTGACCAGCCAGTCAAGAGCATCGCGGAGTACATGCTTGCCAAGGAGAAGATGAGGTGGAAGAACGAGTAGGAGTATGTCACTGGCCTTGGCACATCCTTCTTTTCCGCTTCCTCATCTGCCTTACTAAAAGGAAGCAGTGGCTTGTCGGCACCTGAAAAAGGGCAATGTGATAAGCAACACACCTTGCAAATATGGAACATTGATTTAGTAGATAGAGCACGCAATCTAACCAGCACGTGGTGAGTCTGGGGCTGAGAGCACAGTTGCAGATGAGCCAGCACGGACAGCCGAATAGACCACAGAAAGGATGGTGGTTAGCAATCCCAGCGAAAGGCTACCAGTCGACACAGCTTTGGAATGGTTGTGCAGTCCATTGCATTCATAATCCCTCGGCTCACTTGAAAGTCCACTGTAGCACAAATAGGTGCAGTAGAGGGCGATAACTGATGCTGGCAGCAAGCTACCATTGATCTGCAAAATTCATAAAAAGGAACCATTCATTATTATTACAAGCGAGTAAccatatttaagttgagatGCTAGCAGCTAGAGCTTGTGGGTGTAACAGCTATAATTTGATAAAATGCTAGAAATCTTACACAACAATTATCATAATGCTACAATCTTATGCAGCAATTATCATAATACACGGACACATTTCTGACAGCTATTCGTGGTCAAACTATGGACTAATGAACTAAATACTCTATACACAGAGGCTGTGTTACTATATTATAAGGATAACAGAACAGACCAGAAGAATAATACCTTTGGGTGCAGGGCGACAatagcaaaaacaaaaacaagaatCAGTGTGAAGACAATGAAGAACAGATTGATTCCGCAGTCATGTCCAGATGGAGTGAACCAGTGAAAGAGCAGACCCGAGAAAGAGAATGTGACAATGTAACAGACAACTGAGACAACCAATAGAGCCATGTACCTGCAGTAATAAATATGAACAAATTATTAACAGGTTTTGATAAACAGAAGAAGTTCATACTAAATTAAGGGGACCTGAAGGTAAACAAGGAAAAGATCAGCTACTAACCAGAACTGTTCATCCTTGGCAACCCAATTCTCGTTCCATCCATGAACAAAGTCCAACAAAAGAACAACCTGAACAAGCAGGAACAGTCCAGATCCAAACTTGGATATTGATTCTGCAAAAACAAATGATAGTTAAAATTAACAACCTGGAATGGGGAGAACTGGCTCCAATTACAGTAACAAAAACTGATAATATAGAATTAGCATATAAAACTATTCAAGAAGCAGCAGAGTGTATCATCAATCACAAAAGTACAACAAGCAACAAGTTCATCCAACAAGCTGCTAAGACAGTGTCACGTTTACCATATATATCAACCAATCGCCAATACCAAGCTTGGTACTCATGTTTTTAATtaccaaataaacaataattgATGATGTATCATCAAGCCCCAAAACTGGAGCAAATATTAATACTATGCAGTTAGTACACTTCCATGCCTAGTCACAACCACATGGAGATCCAAAGGACCAACGGAATTATACATCAATAGTTAAAAACAAAGGCAACCACAAATGCAACAATGTCACTCCCAACTTTCCAACACAATTTCATCCTCTATATCAAAATACTCAACCACAAGAACACATGCATCTTGAAACATTAGGAATTACTACAATTTGTTCAGCTAAAATCGCCTCCAAAGTTGCAAAACTTAAGTCTTCTTCTTGATAATGACGAATCCACACACCCACCTAATGTTTTGCAGATTAGTTGGttcataatttcatatttaCAAT
This region includes:
- the LOC127762423 gene encoding uncharacterized protein LOC127762423, yielding MWAASCLASCCAACACEACRTAVGSIGRRSARIAYCGLFALSLFASWALREVAAPLLQSIPWINHFHKTPDREWFETDAVLRVSLGNFVFFTILAIIMAGIKDQKDPRDKIHHGGWMAKIFCWVVIVFLMFFVPNGVVSFYESISKFGSGLFLLVQVVLLLDFVHGWNENWVAKDEQFWYMALLVVSVVCYIVTFSFSGLLFHWFTPSGHDCGINLFFIVFTLILVFVFAIVALHPKINGSLLPASVIALYCTYLCYSGLSSEPRDYECNGLHNHSKAVSTGSLSLGLLTTILSVVYSAVRAGSSATVLSAPDSPRAGADKPLLPFSKADEEAEKKDVPRPVTYSYSFFHLIFSLASMYSAMLLTGWSTSVGESGKLVDVGWPSVWVRIATQWATAGLYIWSLVAPLLFPDREF
- the LOC127762422 gene encoding protein TIC 55, chloroplastic, translated to MTTPRATTTTSPFSSLLLLPISPSTATPPRRARTPPPAVAHGGVRWTAGGRRRRRGCRAAAAVVEDGVLLPKEQEDDDDEASSSAARYDWREEWYPLYLAKEVPDDAALPLTVFDRQLVLYRDAAGVLRCHEDRCPHRLAKLSEGQLVDGKLECLYHGWQFDGEGKCVKIPQLPDGAKIPRNACARSYEVRDSQGVVWAWMSGTNPPDERKLPWFEPYARPGFTDLSTVHELPYDHSILLENLMDPAHVPISHDRTDWTAKREDAQPLFFEVTERTPRGFAGYWGKQRTPHLRNLLRFEAPCVLTNTLEFVDKDGKEQCFSAHFLCRPAGQGKSMLLVRFGSTQTSPLVKVLPRWYFHQNACKVFEQDMGFLSSQNEVLLREKVPTKELYLNLRSSDTWVAEYRRWMDRAGHGMPYYFGHSTLSPPPVPAVVEQAPAGAVAGMSASFPAKGGVGATHAPNPTNRYFRHVVHCKGCRDSVKRYASLKNAFAALAAAAVAAAILAATRQLKAVLLASAAALAAASYACNWVLSLITTNFIRTHRRL